GATGAGAAGATCAAGCTCTGGTTGTTTCTTTCTGGCCGTCACTCGTCAGTACCTGAAATGACCCAGCCCGCTGTAGCTAAATTAAGAGGTTGATTGTTGTTGATATTTGTTATTGCATGGAGTCTTAGACTGTCTACTTTGCTTATTTATTTGCTTGTTTCTACTGCTTATTCTGTTTTGCAGTTGTTTCAAGTGGTTTATGGGTGGCTCCAGGCAACTCGGAAGAGGTTGCAGCTGCACTATGTCAGGCCTTAAGAAATTCTTTGGAGAGGTATCATTATACCTGTTATAGTATGAATCTGTAATTTATAATTTGCTGTCTCATTGATGAATTTCCAATCTGACAATTTCTCTTGCACAGAGCACTAAGAGGGCTTTCCTATGCAAGATTTGGTGATGTATTTACAAAATACAACCCCCCTACAAGAAATCAAAACAGCTTTAGGTTCGTGACAAAGTTGCTATGCCTTTATCTATTCATTTTGTATTCTTTGTTAACTAGTTTCTTACAATCTTTGTTCAGCAACTTATGCAACATGTCTGTTAAAGTTCAAATGTCGTGCACTACAATAGATAGTGTATGGTATATTGGGATAGAGTGAAGTTGGTCATTATTCCTGTGTTTGAAGAAATGAAAAGGCCCCTGCCCATCTAGTGATACAAAACTTTGTTTAAACAATAACCGAATTGTCAACATAGGGTTTCAACTTAATAGATTCTTTTTTCTTTCTGCTATAGTGGTTTCGAAAATAGCCGCATCCCTTGTTTTTGCCAATCTGTATATGATGCCGAGAATGTAATGATAATATTCAGATACTTGTTGGCCATTTATCTTGTATACAAGCATTGGAGTGGGGCCTGCATGAATTCGTATCGtctgacatactccctccgtcccaaaataagtctcTCGAGATGACTTAGTAGGCTGACCTTTCTTGACTTCTAGTAATTGTATGATGAACCAGAAGTCCATATCAACTTGCGATAATGTCACAGGCTCGCAATCATTCCTCTTTGATCACGGGTGAAATAAGTAATGACAGTGTGACATGGAGGATACAGATGTGGCTGGCCATGTAGTTTCattgttttctgtttgttttccAAGGACAACTTCGCTTTTCTTGATTTCCGTTCCATTTAATTTTGTTATCATTGTGTTATAGGCGAGCACAACCTACAGTAGAATTTGTCTTTGCGGCCACTGAGGAAGCAATCTTTGTGCATGTTATTATATCTGCAAGGTCAGTTCTTATTATGTCCGTCATATCGTTGGCTTTCTTCAGTTTATTTAGTGCCAGTGGTCTTACTTTAAATGGTTTATTCTGTTAGATATATGCGGAACCTATCTAGTGATGATATAGAGAAAGTTCTCACACACACTCCCCGTTCTGTTGGTGAAGGTCTTCCAGGTACTGTTTCATTCACTAATTCTATCTTTACATATCTTGCTGTATTGACATCCTTAGAAAAATCTACCGTCTTATCTGCTGGAAAAAGATAATATATTTGTGCTATTCGCAATTCTGATCTGACATGATTTTCTTGTGGTAGGGGGACTTGGAAAAGTCCTTGGGGTATCTGATTTACAAATAGGGACTGCCCACTGTTTTATCGTACTTTTTAGTTCTTTATAAGGATTAAAGGATGACAAGTGAATCTCATTTAGAGTGGGGAGCCATTCAGTAATATGGTGTTTTTGAAATTTCATCTTTACAAATAGAACTTCACGAGGCGGTATGCTAGCTTATGgcatacattttgatttagttttccAATTGTTCAACTTTTATCGATGGTCCTTTTGTATCATACTGTTATTTAAAGGGATCCCTTATAGTTAAAAAACATGACTACATTGGTTAGTTTGACAGTTAGAACCTTCTAAGTAATCGCGCTGCTGGTCATAGTTCTGTTCTGTATTTGTCTTAGTCTGTGTGCTATGAGCCTATGACGCTGACAGAATGGGCAGAAGCACAGCCATATAGTGGTTTATATTCTTGGAGTCATCATCATGAATCAGGCTGAAATATAAAATAGTTCTCTAAATAGTTAAACTAACTTCACTGTGCATTCTATTTCTGTGACCAAGCTCATGATAACTTTGCTTTTGTCAGTTTCTTAATCGTTTATGTAAATTATGCTTGCCTTTTTTTGGGATGAAAGTTATGTTTTATATCATGCATATTCAAATTCATGGTCTGTTTAATTGAATGCTGCAGTTATTGTCGCTCCTAGTGGAATGCTGGGTAGGCTTGTTGGCTGTTGCCCAAGTGACCTCGCGAGACAAGTATATTCAAGGTATTTCAGAACTCAAAACTCAAATCGACTTATATGCTAAGCTTTTTTTGGCATTCTATGCCTGTTGATATGACCTCTCACTGATGAGTTAGACACTTAGACCTGCTTGCACCTATTGGGTGTTACCTCACCTGTCAGTGAGATCTTGTGTTTCTTTTAAGGATATTCATATGCAGAGCAGTTGATTATGACACTTAGTTCTCATGGTAACTTTCTGTAAACATTTCAGCAAATTATCGGCACCTAATCTACCAGGTTTCACTCAACCCACCATCTGCCAGCTGAGAGGTCAAAGTTACTATGTTGAAGTTGCCCTTGGCTTTCCACCTGCCTCAACTGGCAAAACTTCTGAATCGGAAAATAATCAGATTAAGAAGGAATTAGATTCAGTGAACGACCCTCATTTAGGTGCTGATGGGCAGCAAAAGTTAGAATCTGCCGATGGCCTTCCAGTTCTTGAAAGGACATTCATATACCCACCTGAGGCTGTTATGGTACCAATGGTCCATCAGGCATTTGTTCGATTTTCTAGTAAAAGGTAATAGTCTTGCTCTAATGATCTTGTTATATTTGGAGAGTGCATGGTTTAAATTATGTTGCCCGCAGAATGTGGTCACAGGACTGTAtgggtagttcaccatgtgaggcTTGGCCATTCTGGAACTTCTCTCCGTCTTCTTACTTCCGGAACAGGTCAGTCTGGCATACATTGTTTTTTTCTATCAATCAATGACTATCTGGAACAGCTCATAAGTCAAAATGTTGGAGACCAACTTCAAATGCTGTTATCTACAATGAACTCTGTAAAATGTTGAAAGAACAGCATTGAAACACTGTTTTGATGTTATCCTATATCTGTAGGAACTAAATAGTGGAATACAAGATCTAAAAAATAACAAGAAAatatttttcttaagaggaatacatgaaattctgatttttttttgatATGTTAGACATAGAAACACCCTCCTACTTTCGAGCTAGGTGTGGACATAGAACAAGGTAAATCTTGCCATTTTTCAGAACTTAGAAATTTAAATTGCTGAGCATGCGATTTCTTTAGAACTAGGATAAAATAATTGGAACATAAAGTATGTTGCCTACCACCTTGCTGTAAATTGTAATATCACGTACCCATGTTCCTTACAGTAACTCCTTTCTGGCTTACTCTCATTTGAGGGCCAGAACTTCTCTTGAACTGGAGAAAAACAGCACCAAGGACTGTTTCAGTTGATGCCTAACAGTGTCCTAGCATGCCAAATATTTTTGCCTAACAGGCTAGCTTGTGGCCAAGACAAGTGGAGCCATAACCTAGCTTACCATGACATAACTTATGTTCTTATGACGTCATTTTTGGCATGTCTAGCTGTGGTTATGAGATACTTTTCTAATTTGGCTAAGAAAAGTGTGGCACATTGTTGCAAATTTTGGCTTCCAACCAAACAGGCTGTAAGTGTTGTTTTAAAGGCACTTATTTTGTAATCAAGGCTCTGAAGTCTCAACTGCCACATTCCCGCACAAAAAAAGACCCTAGAAGAATTGGCAGCTAAGTTTATCCAAAAAATTAGAGTTACTGAGGCTCAGTTTGCGGTTGCTAAGCTGTGCTAAGCTGGACTAACTATTTGTTAAGGATCACCATCATCAACAAAGGTGCTTATTTTGTAATCAGGGTTACTGCTTCATTCCGACAAAATAAGAAGACCTAGAAGAATTGTCATCCACTTTTTTGAGGTTCTAACGCTCAGCTTGCGGTTGTTGAACTGTGTGCTAAGCTGGACCAACTCTTTGTTAAGGATTACCATCCACGCAGCACATCCGGAGTCTCTATGCAAAAGAACACGTTTTGTTGCCATGGTTCATTGTACCCAAAAGTTACTTGCAAGAATTACATAGATTCAATCGTGCACATGGATCACAATCTCTGGGTGCAACTAAAGAGTTGATCTGATTATTACATGACATTTTTTCAGTACTTCTTTTAATACATCAtgattgcaaatttgttttgtCTGATTTCTCCTGCATTAATTGTTTTGTTCTGTTAGCAGCTCTTTCTTTGGATCTTCACGTGGACTTGGTGTGAACTCTAATTTTCTAAGACTAAGAAGACAAAGGAATAGCAACTCCAATGGCATGGCTAGTAGTATCAGTAGTGTCAGTAGCACTTCTAATGGAAGTGAGCATGCAGTTGCTGCTAAAGGTGGTGATCTTTTAGCAGATGCTGACTCTGCAGCATGCCGTCAGTCTGATCTGCCATTGAACAATGACATTGCTGGTAGCAAGGTGGTACTGTGTTGTTTTCCTCTTAATTTACAAACTCGTTACATATTGAAATAGTTTTTTTTTCTCAAGAATTGCATTTTAATATATGTTTGTTTGTACAACACTAATTTTTTCCTCTTCTCAGTAGCTGCTAACTTGTAGTGGTAGTACCATGCTTTGCTACATCATTCTTGTGATTAACAGAAGACTGTTATGCCACTATTGACATACGAACATGCTTATCGACTTATTTCTAGTTAGTTATACGCGTGAAATATGAGTCAATTTTTGTGTAAATGAATGATGCTGTAAGTAAAACAATGATCAGCTATGAGTAGTTGCATCCTTTTTTCCTACAGAAAACTAAGTATGTATACTACTGCATAAAATATTTTGTCATCTTCACTCCTCAGTGAGGCTTACACGTGAAATAGAGGCTACGGGAATATGACTTGCTGAACAAATATGTGCATAGTTTATCTTTGGAAGTGCATAACACGCTACGTAGCAAATAATCTAAGCATTGATGGTGATAAAATGGAGCAACATCTTGATAGAAACTGATAATTGAATGCTGGCAGAAATTTCATTACATGGAAGAACACATGCTATACAGTTCATGCCATCTTGTGCATATAATTATTTGCGTAAAACTATCACAACATTAAATTTCATTGCATAGAAGTTTAATTTGTGAGCATATACCAATCTGTTGATGCTAAAATACCACAAAACCAAAATTTCTTGCCACATTACATGCATGAAGTTCTATTCTGGTGAATAATCTCCATATATGCATGTTACACTGTTTGTGTTATTAACTCATTTTGCTATGTTAATGCTTGATAGCATTACCGCACAATCACACTATTGTGTACAATTCTACGTCAACCTTGTGCTGAAGAAGTCTTGACGTTTTGTATTCGTTCAATTAGGTATCCAAGCGCTCTCGTTCTGAAATAACGGAAGTTTCTTCTCATGCTGGCAAAGAAGTTAGGGaaaacatgcaaggtacaaatggTCAGGGGGGATGTTCTTGGGGCTGGGGTGAAGAGGGGGTTGTGATGGACATTGATATACTTCTCTCAGAGTTTGGAGATTTTAGTGACTTCTTTCAAGAGGATGAGTTAGATTTTGGTGAGGTAGGTACCCTATCATCCTCATAGTAGTTATTTGTACATGAAGCAAGGTTACAACATTTAGAGAGACTATGCTTGGTCTTGTATGAGAAGCTCTGTGataatgatgaactcattatgcataTGACAGCAATAATATGACTGTTCGGAATCTGTAGTACTTTTGAAATATTTAATTCCGTTAAATACATCACTAGTTGTATTCTGCAACTTAATATATTGTATTGACTTCGTTGCATTTCATGCTCCTGCAATGCTGTGCATTTTTTAACAAAAGGTTGCTATTGTTGCCGCTGCTTGTTTAAGTTTCTAGATTGTAGCCAATAACTTCACTTCTGCTTTCTCGAGCTTTTAGACTGTAATCAAGGGTCATTTATTGACTTACTTACATATTTCATGAGTTGAAACATGTTGCTTTTGATATCACCAAAAGCTTGTGAAAGAATTTTCTCCTACTGTGCAACTTGTTCCTTTTAACCTTCTACCCTGTCTACTAGCCATGAAATGTGGAATTCTCTGCTTGTTGGATCTAAACAATGAGCACAATGCCAAACCCTTCTTTAAGTGTAAATAACATACTACCTTTTCTGGACATGCAAGTAGAAAACtgtatgaagatgatatttgtgttttaggatcacttctttcTGACTTACCCGCTATCTATAATCCTGATGTTCCATTTTATGTAGCCTCCAGGTACTGCTGAATCACATGCTTTAGTAACCCCTGCTTCGGAATATGGAGACATGCCATTCATAGATAGTCCATCCGTAGCTATGGATATACCTGAACAAAGACTTTCTCCTGTTGGTTTCACATCTATGGAGGCATTTAACCACCAAACGATGTCACCTATTCAGGATGTTGCTTCTAAAGTTCAGGAGCCTCTCAAAGAAATTGCATCACCTGCAGGGTCCCAGTCCTTAGTATTATCATCTAGTAGATCTGATTTTCTCACCAGAGCTGAAGCTACACTCACGTTTGCACCAGAATATGCAGCTGTTGAAATTTCCAGTTGCGAGACGCCGGCAGCACTGTTTACAAATCCCTACTTGCCCCGATCGAAAAAAAGAGGGAGTTGCGGTTTTAGCTCAAGAGTTTATTCATATGATGTCACACAAAGTTCTAAAGTTGAGTCTGCAAGAGACAAGTCTGAGAAGTCTGATAAACTAACGCCAGCTAATCTTTCACGTGATGTTGGTCGATCGAGCTTATACACACTTGTGCAAGGTAGGAAAAATGAGAGTGAAAAGAGCTTAAACAATGCAGACGAACAATCATGCAAGGGAGAAACATCAAGGCCTGTTTCTGGTGAAACTTCATTTAGCTCTTCTCTGACTATGCAAAAGAAGAGTGATAACATGCTTAATGTTGGGTATTTCCTCCTATCTATGAAGACCGCGCTTGCAACTGAAATTGAATGTATCACATTTCAGGCTGCCATGTGCAGAATAAGGCATACACTAGTGTCTCTGAGAACCAAAGCATCTGCTGAGTTAAAAAGTGCTATGCAGACAGAGAGCAGTAGTAACTCGGATCTTGTCCCCAAATATGACATGAAAAGGAAAGAAAGTATACCAGCTAGGCTGTCTAGTGATGCTGACCATGAAATGTATGATAGGTCCCGATTGGAAAACGTGGGAGTTTGGAGGTCTGTCGTGGTACCTAAAGGGGCAAAACCCCTTGATTCTTTGTCCGCTAAAACATTTTCTGGCACAAGCCCATCTGTACAAAGACAACCTATTGTGGAACTCCTCAGTGCCATGGCTCTGCTAGTTCAGCAATCTACTTCATTTGTTGATATCGCACTTGATATGGATGATGGGGATGGTTCTTTTTTCTGGCTCTCCTTGGATGAGCAGAGGAGACGCGGATTTTCTTGTGATCCTTCTATGGTTCATGCTGGCTGTGGTGGACTATTAGGAACATGTCATTCCAAGGATTGCGCTGGTGTTGATTTAGTTGATCCACTTTCTGCAGAGGTAAAAATCTGGTGCTCTGTTTTTCTTGCCATTTCTActtatccatgcatcatgtctccATGTCCCTTTCTGGATACAGGTTTCAGAGTCATCCATGATTGGCTTGTTGCAGTCGGATATAAAATCAGCTCTTAAAACAGCGTTTGCAAACATGGATGGCCCATTATCAGTAATTGATTGGTGCAGGGGTCGAAGTAATATAGCAGAATCTGTTGCCATGGGAGATGCATACTCTTTCCATTATACTGGTGATATTCGAGAGTCTTCAAATTCTATACCCATTGGTGGAGATGCAATGAGCCCACCCCAGTCTAGCAGTGATCGAGGTATTCCTGCTGCCATATCTCTCAACTTGTCTTCAACTTCTTTATTATGTTACAAGCATAGTTTTGCCAGAAGGAGCAAGCCATGATTCATCTAGAGGAGACTGAATATCAATGCAGGCACTTCAGAGGAGCATCATAAGGGATATCACCGTGTTAGACCAACCATCGCCGTCCTCCCTTCGCCATCTCTTCTTGTTGGGTAGCAGACTTGTTTCCCTGAAAATATTtattaaatgaactaacatttaaTTGTCTGCACGCGTTACTGATGCAAGTACTAAAATTGCAGTTATCAGGATGATTGGTTAAAGACCTCTGCTAGTTGCCTCAAGTTGTGGGAGAAGGCTCCTTTGGAACCTTATGCTTCGGCCAAGCCTGTAAGTTGGCACTGTGGTGGCTTATAGCCAACTTATTTTTATTACCTTTTGATATATCCACTGCCTGAGAGCATATTTGTAGTGTCGTTCTAGATCCATAATAGAATCCGTAAATATTTTTGTAATGTAAGTATTCCATATTATGAGGTCAAactgttgccttgtgaccatgaggtcacggatTCGAGTTCTGGTAACAGCCTCTTGGCGAAAtatagggaaaggctgcgtacaatagatcCAAAGTggccggaccctgcgcaagcggcaGCTACGTGCACCAGTCTGCCCTTTAAGTATTCCATATCAGGAAATAGCACAACACAACACACCTGCAAAATGGCCCTAAGTTCTGTAGTCATTCTTGAATCTAGATTACTACATGTTTCTTTGTTTTGGTTACTCTGGAAAGAGTTTTACAGTTTTGGGATTCATAAATTTCTCATTTGTCCGCTCTTTCAGGTTACTTACTATGCACTGTGCCCCGATATTGATATGCTTACTTCTGCAGCCACTGATTTTTTCATGCAGCTTGGAACAAGTAAGTGTCTATAACAATGCTTCTTCTCTATAGCTAGCAATGATCAGTGCTAATTAGCGGTAATTAATGTTGATCAGTAAGGTAGGACTCAAATTCATAAACTTAAAATCTTGATAGCTATTGATTATTTTCTACACTTGTGCCTGCAAAGTGTCTATGAATCCAATGAACATCATTGGTTCACTGTGTTGGCTGTATGACAATGAGACATGTATAGAGTTTTAGGCCTAATGCCACCTTTCCTACCTTTGTATTTACTATTTGTGCAAGCTATATGTTTCATTCAGAGGCAATATTTACAGCCAGTCATTATGCTTTTAAGATAACACTTGAACAAATTATATGGCttcatggatgcaatataattgaTTTTGCTCTATTTGATCACAACATTGTAATAGATATAAACATCCAAAATAATATAACAATGTTTTGTCATTACTGGGGTGACTTGTCAATTAGTCATAGTTTAGCAATCTCATAATCTCCATATAATTATTCTAATTCATTGTGTTTCAAAGTTTGTTCTTTACTTTTATCTATTTTGCATTCTTACAGTTTATGAAGTTTGCAAACTGGGTACTCATTCGCCACAACACAGTGGGGGGCAAATAGAACAATCTCCTGGAAAATACCAGCCTTCAGGACTTGTTCTCGTTGAGTGCCCTGATCAATTGAAGTCTAGTGGCAGCCACTCAGTTTCTATCAGTTCAGTAACTGAATACTTTCAGGCTCTTTCAAAAAGTTGGAGTGTGAAAAGTTTTTTATCATCTCTGGCAAGGATAATCAAGGAGATAAAGCTTAATTTGAACATTTCAACAAATCAGAAAGAGAGCAGTAACATACCTTGCACTGTAAGGCCTTttaccttttcttccttctccacTTCTTTGATCCAAGGGACTTACAAAACAATAGCCGCATATCTCACTTCTTGTATTGTTCTGTGATGATACTCTGCATGGTTTATAGTCATGTATTCTTCTCATTATTTGCTCTTCTCTGATCAGTAtttatttttcctcttcttttttatgaGCGCAGAGAAGCCCACTGAAATAAATATTTTAATACATACTTGTACAAAAGGAATTGGCAAACGAGAAATACATATTAGTAGTCAACTTATTGTAGGATGTTTATTTAATCAGATATGATAATTTACTTATCATTGTTGTTTTGTACTACCTCTGTAACTTTTTGTAAGACGACAGtgtcaaaaacgtcttatattaagttacaTAGGCAGTATATGATTTGTTACTTTGTAGACATGTTGCTTCTGTCATTCCCATTCTGTCCAAATACAACTTTCCTATTTTCTTGATCCAACTGAGGCTCTTGTCATGGTATATACCATTATTTGTTTCCTCTTATGACAACTTTTGTAGGACGCCATTATTTTTCTGCACTTGTTACTAATAAATGCCACCATTGCAGTACACTTCACATATATACGTCACCAATTCTTTtggagatactccctccgttcctaaatataagtctttttagagatttcactatggactattccctccgttccaaaatagatgacccaactttgtactaactttgtactaaagttagtataaagttgagtcatctattttagaacggagggagtacatacggagtaaaatgggtgaatctacactctaaaatatgtctatatacatccgtatgtagtttgtagtggaatctctaagacttgtatttaggaacggagggagtatatattaactCAATTTTTAAGTTTTTGGATGCAGAAATGATCCAATCGTTCATTTCTATTCACTTGTATTTACAAAAAAAAGATCACATGCTCGGGACTTCTAATCATTCAGTTATATGCATGATGGCCTCTAGGTGGATgaattgatatttctttcatgctTTGCCTGGAGCAGTGCTGTGCCACAAAAAAAAACTTTGAGTTGGTATTTCCCCCCAAATCACAATGCTAATCTATTTTAACACCCATGGTCCATTATGTATGCAGGTAGTTTATGTGGTCTGCCCATTTCCTGAACCATCTGCAGTCCTACAGACACTGGTAGAAAGTTCTGTTGCCCTTgggtctatcttatcatcagagaGAGAAAGGAAATCATTCCTATATGCTCAGGTCGCCAAAGCTCTAAACAGCAGTGCTTCTGCTGATGAAGCATCAGCATCCAATGTTGTAATGCTCTCTGGGTTCAGTATACCGAAGCTTGTCTTGCAGATTGTTACTGTTGAAACTTTACTGAGACTCCATAAACCAAATGAGCTTGCTGCCTTCAAGGACATAGCTTTCACTGTGTACAATAAGGCTCGACGGATCCCACGGTTTGTTTCTACGAGTGACATGTTCCAGTCACCTACTTATATGAGTAGGTCTCAGTCGGCGATGATGCATACTGCATCTCCTGGTCCTACCCTTTGGAAAGAATGTCTAGCTCCTCGGATGTCTGGACAAACTCTCTCTAGAGAAACAGAGTTTGATGCATCCATGAGGTCAGTATCATGGGACAACTCATGGCAACCTGGCCGTGCTGTAGGATTGCCTGATCCAAGCAAAATCCCAGAATTATGCGCTCAAGATGACAGGAAGTATGCCTTTGAGCCTCTTTTCATTCTGGCAGAGCCTGGGGCTGTTGATTACAATGATACAATGGAATCTTCAAGATTTGGAGTTGATGCAAGTAGCAGCAGGGTTTACAGCTCAATTTCAGGTGGCACTGATAGTGGAGCAAGCCCGCTACTTGAAGGGTCTGAGAATGACAGTGCTATGAGTCTTCATTGCTGTTATGGCTGGACTGAGGACTGGCGATGGTTAGTATGCATCTGGACAGATTCTAGAGGAGAGTTATTAGACAGCTTAATATTTCCTTTTGGTGGTATTAGTAGCCGCCAAGACACTACAGTTCTCCAAAGCCTATTCATTCAAATTCTGCAGCAGGGTTGTCAAATAATGTCGTCTTCACCAGAGGCTAGCAATATGAGATCAAGAGATGTAGTAATAACCCGTATTGGAGGTTTCCTTGAACTTGAAATCCAGGGTACTAATCAATTTGATCATTAACTCTGTATTTTTCACTTGATAGGCCATATCTATGTGTTTGTAATGTCAATGAATTGTTTATGCAGAATGGCAAAAGGCAATATACTCTTTTGGTGGCAACGAGGTAAAGAAGTGGCCTGTGCAGCTACGGCGATCTATACCTGATGGTATTCCGTCAAATTCTAATGGACCAACACTCGAGCAACAAGATATGGGCTTAATCCAGGACAGAAACATGCCTTCCTCACCAAGTACGTTATACAGCCCCCATCCAAAATCTAGCTTCACGAAAGGTCAGCCAGGCAACAAAAAGCAGATCCTAGCGGAACAAACTGGAATCGAAGGTTCAAGGGGTTCACTGCACTTAGTTCGTAGCATCAGTTTGGTTGCAGTTTCGCAAGATAGCTCACTGCATCTTGCATGCCAAGCGGATCTGCTGGCGACAAGGCCTACTTCTGGTAAGTACTGTCTGTCTGTGTATGTTACTGCATGTTATTATTATCTCCACCTACAAGTGAGTACTTTATTTAATGTGGGGATTTATAAAGTAAATGATCATCACTAAAGGATACAAATACATTCATGATTATCTGTTTTGAATCTTGATCGGGCTAAGTGTCATTACTAATGTGGGGATTTATATGATTATTTGTCAAGTAAAGGATCATGCTTTTAAGGAAATCCATCCATAGTTAAGGACAGTGTCATTACTATTTACTAATGTTCCTTTCCCGTCTCTTACAGGTGAAGGGAATCAAAGCAGCAGCACTGGGGCATCTAGTTACTTAGACGGGTTTGCCCCAGTCAAATCCATAGGGTCAATGTCTGCATCGTATCTTCTGGTTCCATCACCAAGTATGCGATATCTTTCCCCTGCAACACTACAGCTTCCAACTTGCCTTACATCGGAATCCCCACCACTTGCCCACCTATTGCACAGCAAAGGGACAGCAACTCCCTTGGCAATGGGTTATGTCGTCTCCAAAGCTGTCCCA
This window of the Triticum aestivum cultivar Chinese Spring chromosome 5D, IWGSC CS RefSeq v2.1, whole genome shotgun sequence genome carries:
- the LOC123123908 gene encoding mediator of RNA polymerase II transcription subunit 13 isoform X1; translated protein: MWTNIFKIGELQTVSWFQFLPVEPDYSATSDRSSKAEQKDALNSTVLSAYLRLQNEGFLSTWTNSFVGPWDPSQGEHNPDEKIKLWLFLSGRHSSVPEMTQPAVAKLRVVSSGLWVAPGNSEEVAAALCQALRNSLERALRGLSYARFGDVFTKYNPPTRNQNSFRRAQPTVEFVFAATEEAIFVHVIISARYMRNLSSDDIEKVLTHTPRSVGEGLPVIVAPSGMLGRLVGCCPSDLARQVYSSKLSAPNLPGFTQPTICQLRGQSYYVEVALGFPPASTGKTSESENNQIKKELDSVNDPHLGADGQQKLESADGLPVLERTFIYPPEAVMVPMVHQAFVRFSSKRMWSQDCMGSSPCEAWPFWNFSPSSYFRNSSSFFGSSRGLGVNSNFLRLRRQRNSNSNGMASSISSVSSTSNGSEHAVAAKGGDLLADADSAACRQSDLPLNNDIAGSKVVSKRSRSEITEVSSHAGKEVRENMQGTNGQGGCSWGWGEEGVVMDIDILLSEFGDFSDFFQEDELDFGEPPGTAESHALVTPASEYGDMPFIDSPSVAMDIPEQRLSPVGFTSMEAFNHQTMSPIQDVASKVQEPLKEIASPAGSQSLVLSSSRSDFLTRAEATLTFAPEYAAVEISSCETPAALFTNPYLPRSKKRGSCGFSSRVYSYDVTQSSKVESARDKSEKSDKLTPANLSRDVGRSSLYTLVQGRKNESEKSLNNADEQSCKGETSRPVSGETSFSSSLTMQKKSDNMLNVGYFLLSMKTALATEIECITFQAAMCRIRHTLVSLRTKASAELKSAMQTESSSNSDLVPKYDMKRKESIPARLSSDADHEMYDRSRLENVGVWRSVVVPKGAKPLDSLSAKTFSGTSPSVQRQPIVELLSAMALLVQQSTSFVDIALDMDDGDGSFFWLSLDEQRRRGFSCDPSMVHAGCGGLLGTCHSKDCAGVDLVDPLSAEVSESSMIGLLQSDIKSALKTAFANMDGPLSVIDWCRGRSNIAESVAMGDAYSFHYTGDIRESSNSIPIGGDAMSPPQSSSDRGTSEEHHKGYHRVRPTIAVLPSPSLLVGYQDDWLKTSASCLKLWEKAPLEPYASAKPVTYYALCPDIDMLTSAATDFFMQLGTIYEVCKLGTHSPQHSGGQIEQSPGKYQPSGLVLVECPDQLKSSGSHSVSISSVTEYFQALSKSWSVKSFLSSLARIIKEIKLNLNISTNQKESSNIPCTVVYVVCPFPEPSAVLQTLVESSVALGSILSSERERKSFLYAQVAKALNSSASADEASASNVVMLSGFSIPKLVLQIVTVETLLRLHKPNELAAFKDIAFTVYNKARRIPRFVSTSDMFQSPTYMSRSQSAMMHTASPGPTLWKECLAPRMSGQTLSRETEFDASMRSVSWDNSWQPGRAVGLPDPSKIPELCAQDDRKYAFEPLFILAEPGAVDYNDTMESSRFGVDASSSRVYSSISGGTDSGASPLLEGSENDSAMSLHCCYGWTEDWRWLVCIWTDSRGELLDSLIFPFGGISSRQDTTVLQSLFIQILQQGCQIMSSSPEASNMRSRDVVITRIGGFLELEIQEWQKAIYSFGGNEVKKWPVQLRRSIPDGIPSNSNGPTLEQQDMGLIQDRNMPSSPSTLYSPHPKSSFTKGQPGNKKQILAEQTGIEGSRGSLHLVRSISLVAVSQDSSLHLACQADLLATRPTSGEGNQSSSTGASSYLDGFAPVKSIGSMSASYLLVPSPSMRYLSPATLQLPTCLTSESPPLAHLLHSKGTATPLAMGYVVSKAVPPVRKQPTKEDSRHSVLSVSIVDYYGGTVQDKMSRGSKQAARHETSARDYVTDMHNVLEAVAAELHALSWMTVSPVYMERRSALPFHCDMVLRLRRLLHYADRHLSQPTDKGDVS